Proteins encoded in a region of the Rhizophagus irregularis chromosome 24, complete sequence genome:
- a CDS encoding uncharacterized protein (SECRETED:cutsite_VNA-IP; SECRETED:prob_0.9820); SECRETED:SignalP(1-20), which yields MNRNFIFVFILLASLSIVNAIPIPHKLLKRTTEFIQCKHSPMPPPLSIVISPDPVVSGNTETFTVSATFDQDIPDGTDLTVFFDDFNTGSIIGDIHRVPLCDDDGCPKAGIQFTKTLDYSDVPELPNPYDILVGIMKNTDVLACAIAPFIFK from the coding sequence ATGAaccgaaattttatttttgtattcatATTATTAGCTTCGCTTTCAATAGTCAATGCTATTCCTATTCCACATAAACTTCTTAAACGAACAACCGAATTTATACAATGTAAACATTCACCAATGCCGCCCCCACTCTCTATAGTGATTTCACCTGATCCTGTCGTATCTGGTAACACCGAGACTTTTACTGTTTCCGCAACATTTGACCAAGATATTCCCGATGGAACTGATCTTACTGTTTTCTTTGACGATTTTAATACTGGATCTATTATAGGGGATATCCATAGGGTGCCTTTGTGTGATGATGATGGATGTCCAAAAGCTGGAATTCAATTCACTAAAACACTGGATTATTCGGATGTACCTGAATTACCTAACCCATATGATATTCTAGTTGGTATTATGAAAAATACTGATGTATTGGCCTGTGCAATTGCTCCTTTTATTTTCAAGTAA